One window from the genome of Roseisolibacter agri encodes:
- a CDS encoding COX15/CtaA family protein, giving the protein MSPAATREAVAVRRAAVVALFVAFVHVVFGAIVRISGSGMGCKDRWPRCADPRTGQEYWFPPLDLPILVIEWTHRLLASVLIVAVGVLVTLAWRRRARVGGAGGALRASLLSLGLVLFAAGFGAVTVFTVNPPWATVVHKLIAASLLATLAATAVRAGGLGAAQATPGSGTPKAARGAAVAATLAIVVVTMGAFTAKIPDAAVACAGFPLCGDGSLGGGPQHVQLTHRVLAYLLVLHLIGLPFAFRKRGEALTVRRLAAIAAALGLLQVAWAAWMVLGGFPSHVRSLHQATGIAIWLATFTMAYVARRAADRRAPRAATSPSTLDAPRATLLEPAR; this is encoded by the coding sequence GTGAGCCCCGCCGCCACCCGCGAGGCCGTGGCGGTGCGCCGCGCCGCCGTCGTCGCGCTGTTCGTCGCCTTCGTGCACGTCGTCTTCGGCGCCATCGTCCGCATCTCGGGCTCCGGCATGGGGTGCAAGGACCGCTGGCCGCGCTGCGCCGATCCGCGCACGGGCCAGGAGTACTGGTTCCCGCCGCTCGACCTCCCGATCCTCGTCATCGAGTGGACGCACCGCCTGCTCGCCTCGGTGCTGATCGTCGCGGTGGGCGTGCTCGTCACGCTCGCCTGGCGTCGCCGCGCGCGCGTGGGCGGCGCGGGCGGCGCGCTGCGCGCCTCGCTGCTCTCGCTCGGCCTCGTGCTCTTCGCGGCGGGCTTCGGCGCGGTGACGGTGTTCACCGTCAACCCGCCCTGGGCCACGGTGGTGCACAAGCTCATCGCCGCATCGCTTCTGGCCACGCTGGCCGCGACCGCGGTGCGCGCCGGGGGCCTCGGCGCCGCGCAGGCGACGCCCGGCAGCGGGACGCCGAAGGCCGCGCGCGGCGCGGCGGTGGCCGCCACGCTGGCGATCGTCGTCGTGACGATGGGCGCCTTCACCGCCAAGATCCCGGACGCCGCGGTCGCGTGCGCGGGCTTCCCGCTCTGCGGCGACGGCTCGCTGGGCGGCGGGCCGCAGCACGTGCAGCTGACGCACCGCGTGCTCGCCTACCTGCTCGTGCTGCACCTGATCGGCCTCCCGTTCGCCTTCCGCAAGCGCGGCGAGGCGCTCACGGTGCGCCGCCTGGCCGCGATCGCCGCGGCCCTCGGCCTGCTGCAGGTCGCGTGGGCCGCGTGGATGGTGCTCGGCGGCTTCCCGTCGCACGTGCGCTCGCTGCACCAGGCGACCGGCATCGCGATCTGGCTCGCGACGTTCACGATGGCGTACGTGGCGCGGCGCGCCGCCGACCGCCGCGCCCCGCGTGCGGCGACGAGCCCCTCGACGCTCGACGCTCCACGCGCGACGCTCCTGGAGCCCGCCCGATGA